Proteins from a genomic interval of Pogoniulus pusillus isolate bPogPus1 chromosome 30, bPogPus1.pri, whole genome shotgun sequence:
- the TRPV4 gene encoding transient receptor potential cation channel subfamily V member 4 isoform X3: protein MADTEEPPHDAGDGPGEEGSLQNDSFPLSSLANLFESEDSATPAEAARGAPSAGDGKQNLRMKFHGAFRKGAPKPMELLEATIYESAVVPAPKKAPMDSLFDYGTYRHHPSENRRWRRRVVEKQPPGTKGPAPDPPPVLKVFNRPILFDIVSRGSPAGLDGLLSFLLAHKKRLTDEEFRGELPLSLAACTNQPHIVHYLTENGHKQADLRRQDSRGNTVLHALVAIADNTRENTKFVTKMYDLLLVKCAKLFPDTNLEALLNNDGLSPLMMAAKTGKIGIFQHIIRREIVDEDTRHLSRKFKDWAYGPVYSSLYDLSSLDTCGEEVSVLEILVYNSKIENRHEMLAVEPINELLRDKWRKFGAVSFYISVISYLSAMIIFTLVAYYRPMEGPPPYPYTTTVDYLRLAGEIITLLTGILFFFTNIKDLLMKKCPGVNSFFIDGSFQLLYFIYSVLVIVSAGLYLGGIEAYLAVMVFALVLGWMNALYFTRGLKLTGTYSIMIQKILFKDLFRFLLVYLLFMIGYASALVSLLNPCPSSESCSKEQSNCTVPTYPSCRDSQTFSTFLLDLFKLTIGMGDLEMLESAKYPAVFIILLVTYIILTFVLLLNMLIALMGETVGQVSKESKHIWKLQWATTILDIERSFPVFLRKAFRSGEMVTVGKGTDGTPDRRWCFRVDEVNWSHWNQNLGIISEDPGKSDTYQYYGFSHTMGRLRRDATISTDRWSTVVPRVVELNKSCQPEEVVVPLGTMGTAETRERRYGQPPSSPL, encoded by the exons ATGGCAGACACCGAAGAACCCCCCCACGATGCTGGGGATGGTCCAGGGGAGGAAGGCTCCCTCCAGAACGACTCCTTCCCGCTCTCCTCGCTGGCCAACCTGTTTGAGAGCGAGGACAGCGCGACCCCCGCCGAGGCGGCTCGGGGTGCCCCCAGCGCTGGGGACGGGAAGCAGAACCTCCGCATGAAATTCCATGGGGCGTTCCGGAAAGGTGCCCCCAAGCCCATGGAGCTTCTGGAGGCCACCATCTACGAGTCAGCCGTGGTCCCTGCGCCCAAAAAAGCCCCCATGGACTCCCTCTTTGACTATGGCACCTACAGGCACCACCCCAGTGAGAACAGACGCTGGCGCAGGAGGGTCGTGGA GAAGCAGCCCCCAGGCACGAAGGGGCCAGCTCCTGACCCACCGCCTGTCCTCAAGGTCTTCAACAGACCTATCCTCTTTGACATCGTCTCCCGTGGGTCCCCAGCTGGCCTGGACgggctcctctccttcctcctggccCACAAGAAGCGCCTGACAGACGAGGAGTTTCGAG GGGAGCTGCCGCTCTCGCTGGCCGCCTGCACCAACCAGCCGCACATCGTGCACTACCTGACGGAGAACGGCCACAAGCAGGCGGACCTGCGGCGCCAGGACTCCCGCGGCAACACCGTGCTGCACGCCCTGGTGGCCATCGCCGACAACACCCGGGAGAACACCAAGTTCGTCACCAAGATGTACGACCTGCTCCTCGTCAAGTGCGCCAAGCTCTTCCCCGACACCAACCTGGAGGCGCTGCTCAACAACGATGGCCTCTCCCCGCTCATGATGGCTGCCAAGACCGGCAAGATCGGG ATCTTCCAGCACATCATCCGCCGGGAGATCGTGGATGAGGACACCCGGCACCTCTCGCGCAAGTTCAAGGACTGGGCGTACGGCCCCGTCTACTCCTCCCTCTATGACCTCTCCTCGCTGGACACCTGCGGGGAGGAGGTGTCCGTGCTGGAGATCCTTGTCTACAACAGCAAAATTGAG AACCGCCATGAGATGCTGGCTGTGGAGCCCATCAACGAGCTGCTGCGTGACAAGTGGCGCAAGTTCGGGGCTGTCTCCTTCTACATCAGTGTCATCTCCTACCTCAGCGCCATGATCATCTTCACCCTGGTTGCCTACTACCGCCCCATGGAAGGCCCT CCGCCCTACCCATACACCACCACCGTTGACTACTTGCGCCTGGCCGGGGAGATCATCACCCTTCTGACTGGCATCCTCTTCTTCTTCACAAAC ATCAAAGATCTCTTAATGAAGAAGTGCCCAGGTGTGAACTCCTTCTTCATAGATGGTTCCTTCCAGCTGCTCTA cttcatctACTCAGTGCTGGTGATCGTCAGTGCGGGGCTGTACCTGGGTGGCATCGAGGCGTACCTGGCTGTCATGGTCTTCGCGCTGGTCCTGGGCTGGATGAATGCACTCTACTTCACTCGGGGCCTCAAGCTGACAGGGACCTACAGCATCATGATCCAGAAG ATCCTCTTCAAGGACCTTTTCCGCTTCCTCCTGGTCTACTTGCTCTTCATGATTGGTTATGCCTCAG CTCTGGTGTCCCTCCTCAACCCATGTCCCAGCAGTGAGTCCTGCAGCAAGGAACAGTCCAACTGCACGGTGCCCACCTACCCATCCTGCCGGGACAGCCAGACCTTCAGCACCTTCCTGCTCGACCTCTTCAAGCTCACCATCGGCATGGGTgacctggagatgctggagagcgCCAAGTACCCTGCTGTCTTCATCATCCTCCTGGTCACCTACATCATCCTCACCTTCGTGCTCCTCCTCAACATGCTCATCGCCCTCATGGGTGAGACTGTGGGCCAGGTCTCCAAGGAGAGCAAGCACATCTGGAAGCTGCAG TGGGCTACCACCATCCTGGACATTGAGCGCTCCTTCCCTGTGTTCCTGCGCAAAGCCTTCCGCTCGGGGGAGATGGTGACCGTGGGCAAGGGCACCGATGGCACCCCCGACCGGCGCTGGTGCTTCAG GGTGGATGAGGTGAACTGGTCCCACTGGAACCAGAACCTGGGGATCATCAGTGAGGATCCGGGCAAGAGTGACACGTACCAGTACTATGGCTTCTCCCACACCATGGGCCGGCTGCGGAGAG ATGCCACCATCTCCACAGATCGCTGGTCGACGGTGGTGCCACGCGTGGTAGAGCTCAACAAGAGCTGCCAGCCAGAAGAGGTGGTGGTGCCACTGGGGACCATGGGGACAGCAGAGACACGGGAGCGGCGGTATGGccagccccccagctccccactcTAG
- the TRPV4 gene encoding transient receptor potential cation channel subfamily V member 4 isoform X2, whose translation MADTEEPPHDAGDGPGEEGSLQNDSFPLSSLANLFESEDSATPAEAARGAPSAGDGKQNLRMKFHGAFRKGAPKPMELLEATIYESAVVPAPKKAPMDSLFDYGTYRHHPSENRRWRRRVVEKQPPGTKGPAPDPPPVLKVFNRPILFDIVSRGSPAGLDGLLSFLLAHKKRLTDEEFREPSTGKTCLPKALLNLSGGKNDTIPLLLDIAEKTGNMREFINSPFRDVYYRGQTALHIAIERRCKHYVELLVEKGADVHAQARGRFFQPKDEGGYFYFGELPLSLAACTNQPHIVHYLTENGHKQADLRRQDSRGNTVLHALVAIADNTRENTKFVTKMYDLLLVKCAKLFPDTNLEALLNNDGLSPLMMAAKTGKIGIFQHIIRREIVDEDTRHLSRKFKDWAYGPVYSSLYDLSSLDTCGEEVSVLEILVYNSKIENRHEMLAVEPINELLRDKWRKFGAVSFYISVISYLSAMIIFTLVAYYRPMEGPPPYPYTTTVDYLRLAGEIITLLTGILFFFTNIKDLLMKKCPGVNSFFIDGSFQLLYFIYSVLVIVSAGLYLGGIEAYLAVMVFALVLGWMNALYFTRGLKLTGTYSIMIQKILFKDLFRFLLVYLLFMIGYASALVSLLNPCPSSESCSKEQSNCTVPTYPSCRDSQTFSTFLLDLFKLTIGMGDLEMLESAKYPAVFIILLVTYIILTFVLLLNMLIALMGETVGQVSKESKHIWKLQWATTILDIERSFPVFLRKAFRSGEMVTVGKGTDGTPDRRWCFRVDEVNWSHWNQNLGIISEDPGKSDTYQYYGFSHTMGRLRRDRWSTVVPRVVELNKSCQPEEVVVPLGTMGTAETRERRYGQPPSSPL comes from the exons ATGGCAGACACCGAAGAACCCCCCCACGATGCTGGGGATGGTCCAGGGGAGGAAGGCTCCCTCCAGAACGACTCCTTCCCGCTCTCCTCGCTGGCCAACCTGTTTGAGAGCGAGGACAGCGCGACCCCCGCCGAGGCGGCTCGGGGTGCCCCCAGCGCTGGGGACGGGAAGCAGAACCTCCGCATGAAATTCCATGGGGCGTTCCGGAAAGGTGCCCCCAAGCCCATGGAGCTTCTGGAGGCCACCATCTACGAGTCAGCCGTGGTCCCTGCGCCCAAAAAAGCCCCCATGGACTCCCTCTTTGACTATGGCACCTACAGGCACCACCCCAGTGAGAACAGACGCTGGCGCAGGAGGGTCGTGGA GAAGCAGCCCCCAGGCACGAAGGGGCCAGCTCCTGACCCACCGCCTGTCCTCAAGGTCTTCAACAGACCTATCCTCTTTGACATCGTCTCCCGTGGGTCCCCAGCTGGCCTGGACgggctcctctccttcctcctggccCACAAGAAGCGCCTGACAGACGAGGAGTTTCGAG AGCCCTCCACAGGGAAGACCTGCCTGCCCAAGGCACTGCTCAACTTGAGTGGGGGCAAGAATGACACCATCCCCCTGCTCCTGGACATCGCCGAGAAGACAGGCAACATGCGGGAGTTCATCAACTCGCCCTTCAGGGATGTCTACTACCGAG gtcagACAGCCCTGCACATCGCCATCGAGCGCCGCTGCAAGCACTAcgtggagctgctggtggagaaGGGAGCAGATGTCCATGCCCAGGCCCGTGGGCgcttcttccaacccaaggATGAAGGTGGCTACTTCTACTTTG GGGAGCTGCCGCTCTCGCTGGCCGCCTGCACCAACCAGCCGCACATCGTGCACTACCTGACGGAGAACGGCCACAAGCAGGCGGACCTGCGGCGCCAGGACTCCCGCGGCAACACCGTGCTGCACGCCCTGGTGGCCATCGCCGACAACACCCGGGAGAACACCAAGTTCGTCACCAAGATGTACGACCTGCTCCTCGTCAAGTGCGCCAAGCTCTTCCCCGACACCAACCTGGAGGCGCTGCTCAACAACGATGGCCTCTCCCCGCTCATGATGGCTGCCAAGACCGGCAAGATCGGG ATCTTCCAGCACATCATCCGCCGGGAGATCGTGGATGAGGACACCCGGCACCTCTCGCGCAAGTTCAAGGACTGGGCGTACGGCCCCGTCTACTCCTCCCTCTATGACCTCTCCTCGCTGGACACCTGCGGGGAGGAGGTGTCCGTGCTGGAGATCCTTGTCTACAACAGCAAAATTGAG AACCGCCATGAGATGCTGGCTGTGGAGCCCATCAACGAGCTGCTGCGTGACAAGTGGCGCAAGTTCGGGGCTGTCTCCTTCTACATCAGTGTCATCTCCTACCTCAGCGCCATGATCATCTTCACCCTGGTTGCCTACTACCGCCCCATGGAAGGCCCT CCGCCCTACCCATACACCACCACCGTTGACTACTTGCGCCTGGCCGGGGAGATCATCACCCTTCTGACTGGCATCCTCTTCTTCTTCACAAAC ATCAAAGATCTCTTAATGAAGAAGTGCCCAGGTGTGAACTCCTTCTTCATAGATGGTTCCTTCCAGCTGCTCTA cttcatctACTCAGTGCTGGTGATCGTCAGTGCGGGGCTGTACCTGGGTGGCATCGAGGCGTACCTGGCTGTCATGGTCTTCGCGCTGGTCCTGGGCTGGATGAATGCACTCTACTTCACTCGGGGCCTCAAGCTGACAGGGACCTACAGCATCATGATCCAGAAG ATCCTCTTCAAGGACCTTTTCCGCTTCCTCCTGGTCTACTTGCTCTTCATGATTGGTTATGCCTCAG CTCTGGTGTCCCTCCTCAACCCATGTCCCAGCAGTGAGTCCTGCAGCAAGGAACAGTCCAACTGCACGGTGCCCACCTACCCATCCTGCCGGGACAGCCAGACCTTCAGCACCTTCCTGCTCGACCTCTTCAAGCTCACCATCGGCATGGGTgacctggagatgctggagagcgCCAAGTACCCTGCTGTCTTCATCATCCTCCTGGTCACCTACATCATCCTCACCTTCGTGCTCCTCCTCAACATGCTCATCGCCCTCATGGGTGAGACTGTGGGCCAGGTCTCCAAGGAGAGCAAGCACATCTGGAAGCTGCAG TGGGCTACCACCATCCTGGACATTGAGCGCTCCTTCCCTGTGTTCCTGCGCAAAGCCTTCCGCTCGGGGGAGATGGTGACCGTGGGCAAGGGCACCGATGGCACCCCCGACCGGCGCTGGTGCTTCAG GGTGGATGAGGTGAACTGGTCCCACTGGAACCAGAACCTGGGGATCATCAGTGAGGATCCGGGCAAGAGTGACACGTACCAGTACTATGGCTTCTCCCACACCATGGGCCGGCTGCGGAGAG ATCGCTGGTCGACGGTGGTGCCACGCGTGGTAGAGCTCAACAAGAGCTGCCAGCCAGAAGAGGTGGTGGTGCCACTGGGGACCATGGGGACAGCAGAGACACGGGAGCGGCGGTATGGccagccccccagctccccactcTAG
- the TRPV4 gene encoding transient receptor potential cation channel subfamily V member 4 isoform X1 — translation MADTEEPPHDAGDGPGEEGSLQNDSFPLSSLANLFESEDSATPAEAARGAPSAGDGKQNLRMKFHGAFRKGAPKPMELLEATIYESAVVPAPKKAPMDSLFDYGTYRHHPSENRRWRRRVVEKQPPGTKGPAPDPPPVLKVFNRPILFDIVSRGSPAGLDGLLSFLLAHKKRLTDEEFREPSTGKTCLPKALLNLSGGKNDTIPLLLDIAEKTGNMREFINSPFRDVYYRGQTALHIAIERRCKHYVELLVEKGADVHAQARGRFFQPKDEGGYFYFGELPLSLAACTNQPHIVHYLTENGHKQADLRRQDSRGNTVLHALVAIADNTRENTKFVTKMYDLLLVKCAKLFPDTNLEALLNNDGLSPLMMAAKTGKIGIFQHIIRREIVDEDTRHLSRKFKDWAYGPVYSSLYDLSSLDTCGEEVSVLEILVYNSKIENRHEMLAVEPINELLRDKWRKFGAVSFYISVISYLSAMIIFTLVAYYRPMEGPPPYPYTTTVDYLRLAGEIITLLTGILFFFTNIKDLLMKKCPGVNSFFIDGSFQLLYFIYSVLVIVSAGLYLGGIEAYLAVMVFALVLGWMNALYFTRGLKLTGTYSIMIQKILFKDLFRFLLVYLLFMIGYASALVSLLNPCPSSESCSKEQSNCTVPTYPSCRDSQTFSTFLLDLFKLTIGMGDLEMLESAKYPAVFIILLVTYIILTFVLLLNMLIALMGETVGQVSKESKHIWKLQWATTILDIERSFPVFLRKAFRSGEMVTVGKGTDGTPDRRWCFRVDEVNWSHWNQNLGIISEDPGKSDTYQYYGFSHTMGRLRRDATISTDRWSTVVPRVVELNKSCQPEEVVVPLGTMGTAETRERRYGQPPSSPL, via the exons ATGGCAGACACCGAAGAACCCCCCCACGATGCTGGGGATGGTCCAGGGGAGGAAGGCTCCCTCCAGAACGACTCCTTCCCGCTCTCCTCGCTGGCCAACCTGTTTGAGAGCGAGGACAGCGCGACCCCCGCCGAGGCGGCTCGGGGTGCCCCCAGCGCTGGGGACGGGAAGCAGAACCTCCGCATGAAATTCCATGGGGCGTTCCGGAAAGGTGCCCCCAAGCCCATGGAGCTTCTGGAGGCCACCATCTACGAGTCAGCCGTGGTCCCTGCGCCCAAAAAAGCCCCCATGGACTCCCTCTTTGACTATGGCACCTACAGGCACCACCCCAGTGAGAACAGACGCTGGCGCAGGAGGGTCGTGGA GAAGCAGCCCCCAGGCACGAAGGGGCCAGCTCCTGACCCACCGCCTGTCCTCAAGGTCTTCAACAGACCTATCCTCTTTGACATCGTCTCCCGTGGGTCCCCAGCTGGCCTGGACgggctcctctccttcctcctggccCACAAGAAGCGCCTGACAGACGAGGAGTTTCGAG AGCCCTCCACAGGGAAGACCTGCCTGCCCAAGGCACTGCTCAACTTGAGTGGGGGCAAGAATGACACCATCCCCCTGCTCCTGGACATCGCCGAGAAGACAGGCAACATGCGGGAGTTCATCAACTCGCCCTTCAGGGATGTCTACTACCGAG gtcagACAGCCCTGCACATCGCCATCGAGCGCCGCTGCAAGCACTAcgtggagctgctggtggagaaGGGAGCAGATGTCCATGCCCAGGCCCGTGGGCgcttcttccaacccaaggATGAAGGTGGCTACTTCTACTTTG GGGAGCTGCCGCTCTCGCTGGCCGCCTGCACCAACCAGCCGCACATCGTGCACTACCTGACGGAGAACGGCCACAAGCAGGCGGACCTGCGGCGCCAGGACTCCCGCGGCAACACCGTGCTGCACGCCCTGGTGGCCATCGCCGACAACACCCGGGAGAACACCAAGTTCGTCACCAAGATGTACGACCTGCTCCTCGTCAAGTGCGCCAAGCTCTTCCCCGACACCAACCTGGAGGCGCTGCTCAACAACGATGGCCTCTCCCCGCTCATGATGGCTGCCAAGACCGGCAAGATCGGG ATCTTCCAGCACATCATCCGCCGGGAGATCGTGGATGAGGACACCCGGCACCTCTCGCGCAAGTTCAAGGACTGGGCGTACGGCCCCGTCTACTCCTCCCTCTATGACCTCTCCTCGCTGGACACCTGCGGGGAGGAGGTGTCCGTGCTGGAGATCCTTGTCTACAACAGCAAAATTGAG AACCGCCATGAGATGCTGGCTGTGGAGCCCATCAACGAGCTGCTGCGTGACAAGTGGCGCAAGTTCGGGGCTGTCTCCTTCTACATCAGTGTCATCTCCTACCTCAGCGCCATGATCATCTTCACCCTGGTTGCCTACTACCGCCCCATGGAAGGCCCT CCGCCCTACCCATACACCACCACCGTTGACTACTTGCGCCTGGCCGGGGAGATCATCACCCTTCTGACTGGCATCCTCTTCTTCTTCACAAAC ATCAAAGATCTCTTAATGAAGAAGTGCCCAGGTGTGAACTCCTTCTTCATAGATGGTTCCTTCCAGCTGCTCTA cttcatctACTCAGTGCTGGTGATCGTCAGTGCGGGGCTGTACCTGGGTGGCATCGAGGCGTACCTGGCTGTCATGGTCTTCGCGCTGGTCCTGGGCTGGATGAATGCACTCTACTTCACTCGGGGCCTCAAGCTGACAGGGACCTACAGCATCATGATCCAGAAG ATCCTCTTCAAGGACCTTTTCCGCTTCCTCCTGGTCTACTTGCTCTTCATGATTGGTTATGCCTCAG CTCTGGTGTCCCTCCTCAACCCATGTCCCAGCAGTGAGTCCTGCAGCAAGGAACAGTCCAACTGCACGGTGCCCACCTACCCATCCTGCCGGGACAGCCAGACCTTCAGCACCTTCCTGCTCGACCTCTTCAAGCTCACCATCGGCATGGGTgacctggagatgctggagagcgCCAAGTACCCTGCTGTCTTCATCATCCTCCTGGTCACCTACATCATCCTCACCTTCGTGCTCCTCCTCAACATGCTCATCGCCCTCATGGGTGAGACTGTGGGCCAGGTCTCCAAGGAGAGCAAGCACATCTGGAAGCTGCAG TGGGCTACCACCATCCTGGACATTGAGCGCTCCTTCCCTGTGTTCCTGCGCAAAGCCTTCCGCTCGGGGGAGATGGTGACCGTGGGCAAGGGCACCGATGGCACCCCCGACCGGCGCTGGTGCTTCAG GGTGGATGAGGTGAACTGGTCCCACTGGAACCAGAACCTGGGGATCATCAGTGAGGATCCGGGCAAGAGTGACACGTACCAGTACTATGGCTTCTCCCACACCATGGGCCGGCTGCGGAGAG ATGCCACCATCTCCACAGATCGCTGGTCGACGGTGGTGCCACGCGTGGTAGAGCTCAACAAGAGCTGCCAGCCAGAAGAGGTGGTGGTGCCACTGGGGACCATGGGGACAGCAGAGACACGGGAGCGGCGGTATGGccagccccccagctccccactcTAG
- the GLTP gene encoding glycolipid transfer protein gives MALLLEHEFKPLPADKQIETLPFLEAVAHLPPFFDCLGTPIVYSPVKADLTGNIKKIRAVYDSNPTKFKTLQNILEVEKEIHGSAWPKIGATLALMWLKRGLKFMLVLLQSISDGERDEEHPNLIRVNAMKAYEIALKKYHGWMLQKLFTGSVYALPYKSDLLKALEKGKEVKEEESIEKIHQFLSRVTPILDAIYEMYTKMNAELSYKA, from the exons ATGGCGCTGTTGCTGGAGCACGAGTTCAAGCCGCTGCCCGCTGACAAGCAGATAGAGACGCTGCCCTTCCTAGAGGCCGTGGCGCACCTGCCGCCCTTCTTCG ATTGCCTAGGGACTCCCATTGTCTACTCGCCAGTCAAAGCTGACCTGACTGGAAATATCAAG AAAATCCGGGCAGTTTATGACTCCAACCCCACCAAGTTCAAAACCCTGCAGAACATCCTGGAGGTGGAGAAGGAGATTCACGGTTCAGCATGGCCCAAGATTGGTGCAACACTGGCATTGATGTGGTTGAAAAG GGGCTTGAAGTTCATGCTGGTGTTGCTGCAGAGCATCTCTGACGGCGAGCGGGATGAGGAGCATCCCAACCTCATCCGTGTGAATGCCATGAAGGCTTATGAGATTGCACTGAAGAAGTACCATGGCTGGATGCTGCAGAAGCTCTTCACG GGCTCAGTCTACGCTCTTCCATACAAATCTGATTTGCTGAAGGcgctggagaaggggaaggaggtcaaagaggaggagagcattgagaagatccacCAGTTCCTCTCAAGGGTCACCCCCATCCTGGATGCCATTTACGAGATGTACACGAAGATGAATGCAGAGCTGAGCTACAAAGCCTAG
- the TCHP gene encoding trichoplein keratin filament-binding protein isoform X1, which yields MATAAGSGTMALRWGRAPERWAAERRREREERTRQQWEQASLAFARAAVCCSQQAKWSEPRPRPPSPAAVRRQAEEAAARLEQRRERLRRLLDEEREALAAELRRGRGAEAVRRRQRSEELRAGREERRRKVESEQRRKHVVEAWGEEVVEENKEEAAELEEKKCYENKHDSARREALERMRQEEEKRQLEEKHQLEEKQHAEMLLQQVEELKLQEAEATKLKKEQENLLKQQWELENLEEERRQMEEHRKEMELGRFLKHQCDAQLKRRAQQIQEELEMDRQILSALLEKEEEEEQRHCSAQQERAVAGVAWLKHVLEEQLQLEKQREAELQTVFREEAKKMWEKREEEWEREKAARDRLMNEVLAGRQRQIQERMELTRRAQEELIKYREQLIQELEEAKELLRRQREQQEELKTAPRQELQAQVAEHCLQEQEYQQEAEESSAWQQDRELARHEQGYHSRLHRYPKAAWT from the exons ATGGCGACGGCCGCCGGCAGCGGGACCATGGCGCTGCGGTGGGGTCGGGCTCCGGAGCGCTGGGCCGCTGAGCGGCGCCGGGAGCGGGAGGAGCGCACCcggcagcagtgggagcaggCCAGCCTCGCCTTTGCCAGAGCCGCcgtctgctgctcccagcaggcgAAGTGGAGCGAACCCCGCCCCCGCCCGCCCAG CCCGGCGGCGGTGCGGCGGCAGgcggaggaggcggcggcgcgGCTGGAGCAGCGGCGGGAGCGGCTGCGGAGGCTGCTCGATGAGGAGCGGGAGGCGTTGGCGGCGGAGCTCCGGCGGGGCCGCGGGGCCGAGGCCGTCAGGAGGAGGCAGCGGAGCGAGGAGCTGCGAGCTGGCCGGGAGGAGcggaggaggaag GTGGAGTCAGAGCAGCGCAGGAAGCACGTGGTGGAGGCGTGGGGAGAGGAGGTCGTGGAAGAAAACAAG gaagaagcagctgaactggaagagaaaaaatGTTATGAAAATAAGCATGACTCTGCACGAAGGGAAGCTCTGGAAAGAATGAgacaagaggaagagaagcgtcagctggaagagaagcatcagctggaagagaagcagcatgcaGAGATGTTGCTACAGCAAGTAGAAGAACTGAAattgcaggaggcagag gCCACAAAGCTGAAAAAGGAACAAGAGAATTTATtaaagcagcagtgggagctggagaacttggaagaagaaaggagacaAATGGAAGAGCACCGGAAGGAGATGGAGCTTGG TCGCTTTTTGAAGCATCAGTGTGATGCCCAGCTGAAGAGACGAGCCCAGCAGATCCAAGAGGAGCTG GAGATGGACAGGCAGATCCTATCAGCCctcctggagaaggaggaggaggaggagcaacgccactgctcagcacagcaggagcgAGCTGTCGCCGGCGTGGCCTGGCTGAAACACGTCCTTGAGGAGCAGCTCCAGTTAGaaaagcagagggaggcagagctgcagactgTTTTCAG AGAAGAAGCTAAAAAGatgtgggagaagagggaagaagaatgggaaagggagaaggcgGCCAGAGATCGCCTGATGAATGAG gtcctggcaggcaggcagcgccAGATCCAGGAAAGGATGGAGCTGACCAGACGAGCCCAGGAGGAGCTGATAAAGTATCGAGAGCAGCTcattcaggagctggaggaggcaaaagagctgctgagaaggcagagggagcagcaggaggagctgaagacagcccccaggcaggagctgcaggcacag
- the TCHP gene encoding trichoplein keratin filament-binding protein isoform X2, which translates to MATAAGSGTMALRWGRAPERWAAERRREREERTRQQWEQASLAFARAAVCCSQQAKWSEPRPRPPSPAAVRRQAEEAAARLEQRRERLRRLLDEEREALAAELRRGRGAEAVRRRQRSEELRAGREERRRKVESEQRRKHVVEAWGEEVVEENKEEAAELEEKKCYENKHDSARREALERMRQEEEKRQLEEKHQLEEKQHAEMLLQQVEELKLQEAEATKLKKEQENLLKQQWELENLEEERRQMEEHRKEMELGRFLKHQCDAQLKRRAQQIQEELMDRQILSALLEKEEEEEQRHCSAQQERAVAGVAWLKHVLEEQLQLEKQREAELQTVFREEAKKMWEKREEEWEREKAARDRLMNEVLAGRQRQIQERMELTRRAQEELIKYREQLIQELEEAKELLRRQREQQEELKTAPRQELQAQVAEHCLQEQEYQQEAEESSAWQQDRELARHEQGYHSRLHRYPKAAWT; encoded by the exons ATGGCGACGGCCGCCGGCAGCGGGACCATGGCGCTGCGGTGGGGTCGGGCTCCGGAGCGCTGGGCCGCTGAGCGGCGCCGGGAGCGGGAGGAGCGCACCcggcagcagtgggagcaggCCAGCCTCGCCTTTGCCAGAGCCGCcgtctgctgctcccagcaggcgAAGTGGAGCGAACCCCGCCCCCGCCCGCCCAG CCCGGCGGCGGTGCGGCGGCAGgcggaggaggcggcggcgcgGCTGGAGCAGCGGCGGGAGCGGCTGCGGAGGCTGCTCGATGAGGAGCGGGAGGCGTTGGCGGCGGAGCTCCGGCGGGGCCGCGGGGCCGAGGCCGTCAGGAGGAGGCAGCGGAGCGAGGAGCTGCGAGCTGGCCGGGAGGAGcggaggaggaag GTGGAGTCAGAGCAGCGCAGGAAGCACGTGGTGGAGGCGTGGGGAGAGGAGGTCGTGGAAGAAAACAAG gaagaagcagctgaactggaagagaaaaaatGTTATGAAAATAAGCATGACTCTGCACGAAGGGAAGCTCTGGAAAGAATGAgacaagaggaagagaagcgtcagctggaagagaagcatcagctggaagagaagcagcatgcaGAGATGTTGCTACAGCAAGTAGAAGAACTGAAattgcaggaggcagag gCCACAAAGCTGAAAAAGGAACAAGAGAATTTATtaaagcagcagtgggagctggagaacttggaagaagaaaggagacaAATGGAAGAGCACCGGAAGGAGATGGAGCTTGG TCGCTTTTTGAAGCATCAGTGTGATGCCCAGCTGAAGAGACGAGCCCAGCAGATCCAAGAGGAGCTG ATGGACAGGCAGATCCTATCAGCCctcctggagaaggaggaggaggaggagcaacgccactgctcagcacagcaggagcgAGCTGTCGCCGGCGTGGCCTGGCTGAAACACGTCCTTGAGGAGCAGCTCCAGTTAGaaaagcagagggaggcagagctgcagactgTTTTCAG AGAAGAAGCTAAAAAGatgtgggagaagagggaagaagaatgggaaagggagaaggcgGCCAGAGATCGCCTGATGAATGAG gtcctggcaggcaggcagcgccAGATCCAGGAAAGGATGGAGCTGACCAGACGAGCCCAGGAGGAGCTGATAAAGTATCGAGAGCAGCTcattcaggagctggaggaggcaaaagagctgctgagaaggcagagggagcagcaggaggagctgaagacagcccccaggcaggagctgcaggcacag